A window of the Bdellovibrio sp. ZAP7 genome harbors these coding sequences:
- the aspT gene encoding aspartate-alanine antiporter, with the protein MNWLFTQLKVHPELAFFLTLGLGYLFGKLKIGYFQLGSVTGTLIAGVIIGQLGIHIGPDTKAIFFMLFLFAVGYKVGPQFVQGLKTDGLPQAIFASIVCVGGLLIAFGVAKFMGFDLGYSAGLLAGALTQSAVIGVAQDTINSLPNLAADAKAQYNNSIPIAYAVSYIFGTIGFAWVYSSLGPKLLKVDLVKVCKDYEQKMGQKVDEPGVLSARLNNVVRTYKVTGKAFANKKVSDLEASFGGQQTPVFVTRIRHEGTILDPNGNVIIVPGDVVAVSGNRKHLVEHENEIGEEIDDQELLDFKLEMLDVVVTNKAYFGKTAADIIREKGQEFRKNVFVRKITRIEHELPLHENLTLNAGDVVTLVGKLEDVERVAKEIGSPQHPTIMSDMVFIGLGVLLGGLIGLLSFNVGKIPISLSTSGGALIAGLLMSYWRATRPTFGQIPAAGLWVFDSVGLGAFVAIVGLVSGPGFIAGIKAVGISLFLAGIAVTVLTALFSVYLGKYVFKFDPAILFGACAGSMTTTAAIGAIQEAGKSKVPILGYTVTYAVANTLKTIWGAVIVFMLL; encoded by the coding sequence ATGAATTGGTTATTCACTCAGCTCAAAGTGCATCCTGAGTTGGCGTTCTTCCTCACTTTGGGATTGGGATATCTGTTTGGGAAACTTAAAATCGGTTATTTTCAGTTGGGTTCTGTGACCGGAACTTTGATCGCCGGAGTCATTATCGGTCAACTTGGTATCCACATAGGCCCGGACACCAAAGCCATCTTTTTCATGTTATTCCTATTTGCTGTCGGATATAAAGTCGGTCCTCAGTTTGTTCAAGGTCTAAAAACAGATGGTCTGCCGCAAGCTATCTTTGCATCCATAGTCTGCGTGGGCGGATTATTGATAGCTTTTGGTGTCGCAAAATTTATGGGCTTCGATCTGGGATATTCTGCTGGTCTACTGGCCGGCGCTCTAACTCAATCAGCGGTCATCGGTGTCGCACAAGATACGATCAATAGTCTTCCCAATCTCGCCGCCGATGCGAAAGCTCAATATAACAACTCCATTCCTATCGCCTACGCTGTCAGCTATATCTTCGGTACAATCGGGTTTGCCTGGGTCTATTCAAGTCTCGGTCCGAAACTTTTGAAAGTGGACCTGGTAAAAGTCTGCAAAGACTATGAACAAAAGATGGGCCAGAAAGTCGACGAGCCTGGTGTATTGTCGGCCCGACTCAACAATGTCGTGCGCACTTATAAAGTCACTGGTAAAGCATTTGCGAATAAAAAGGTCTCTGACCTTGAAGCGTCCTTTGGGGGGCAGCAAACTCCGGTTTTTGTGACCCGCATTCGTCATGAAGGGACCATCCTGGATCCCAACGGCAATGTAATTATCGTGCCTGGAGACGTGGTCGCCGTTTCGGGAAACCGCAAACATTTGGTTGAGCATGAAAATGAAATCGGTGAAGAAATCGATGACCAGGAACTTTTGGACTTCAAACTTGAAATGCTAGATGTTGTCGTCACGAACAAAGCCTATTTTGGTAAAACTGCCGCCGACATCATTCGCGAAAAAGGCCAGGAATTTAGAAAAAATGTTTTCGTCAGAAAAATTACTCGTATCGAACACGAACTCCCTTTGCACGAAAATCTGACACTGAATGCCGGGGACGTTGTGACTCTGGTCGGAAAACTTGAAGACGTCGAAAGAGTGGCTAAAGAGATCGGCTCCCCCCAACATCCTACCATCATGTCAGATATGGTTTTCATCGGGCTGGGGGTTTTACTCGGGGGATTAATCGGTCTGCTATCCTTTAATGTCGGAAAAATTCCAATCAGCCTTAGCACCAGTGGTGGGGCTTTGATTGCCGGTCTTCTGATGTCGTACTGGCGCGCCACGCGTCCTACGTTTGGACAAATTCCTGCTGCGGGACTCTGGGTTTTTGACTCCGTTGGTTTAGGAGCATTTGTTGCAATCGTGGGATTGGTATCAGGGCCCGGCTTTATTGCGGGAATCAAGGCCGTGGGTATCAGCCTTTTCCTGGCGGGTATCGCCGTCACAGTTCTTACCGCCTTGTTCTCCGTTTATCTCGGCAAATATGTTTTCAAATTCGATCCGGCGATTCTTTTCGGTGCCTGCGCTGGAAGTATGACTACTACTGCCGCGATTGGTGCAATTCAAGAAGCCGGAAAAAGCAAAGTTCCAATTCTTGGATACACGGTCACTTATGCCGTCGCCAACACCCTGAAAACCATCTGGGGTGCGGTCATTGTTTTCATGTTGCTTTAA
- a CDS encoding cytochrome-c peroxidase — translation MKVSSVIFSSFLIFCFNAKASSSSTDKELSKTAKALFGIIPAKTAAPDKISDEQIELGRKIFFDYRLSKDGSTTCVRCHQPQYYSTDRLPQSAGFNNNKGARNAQSILNLKYQEIVHWRNDRTSIEDQALRSFTTPLSFGNSSSAEALKRFELAGYLPLFKKAFPNSENPLTLENAAAALGSYQRSLTTRAPFDQFLEGDIKAISTQARKGLKEFITVGCASCHNGTAVGGRSMQKFGVYQDYWNLTKSKNPDKGRQDVSKKDEDLYVFKVPSLRNITESAPYFHDASAKDLETAIRWMGKLQLNKDLTDDQVRSIKAFLESLKGELPKNFREAPTLSSEPYAGPEPL, via the coding sequence ATGAAAGTATCATCGGTTATTTTTTCGAGTTTTTTGATTTTTTGTTTTAACGCAAAGGCCAGTTCATCTTCCACCGACAAGGAACTATCGAAAACCGCAAAAGCCCTTTTTGGCATCATTCCTGCCAAAACGGCGGCGCCAGATAAGATTTCGGATGAGCAAATTGAGCTCGGCAGAAAAATCTTTTTTGACTATCGCCTGTCTAAAGATGGCAGCACGACTTGTGTGCGCTGTCACCAGCCTCAGTACTACAGCACGGACCGACTCCCTCAATCTGCGGGCTTCAATAACAACAAAGGAGCACGCAACGCTCAATCTATATTAAATCTCAAGTATCAGGAAATTGTTCATTGGCGCAATGATCGCACAAGCATTGAAGATCAAGCTTTGCGCTCTTTCACCACTCCGTTGAGCTTCGGCAATTCCTCTAGTGCTGAGGCTTTAAAAAGATTTGAACTGGCTGGCTACTTACCTCTTTTTAAAAAAGCGTTTCCTAATTCAGAAAATCCCCTGACCCTCGAGAATGCGGCTGCGGCGCTGGGAAGCTATCAAAGGTCACTGACCACAAGAGCCCCCTTTGATCAATTTTTGGAAGGCGACATTAAGGCCATCTCTACACAAGCTCGAAAAGGTTTGAAAGAATTTATCACTGTCGGTTGCGCCTCCTGCCACAATGGAACAGCTGTGGGAGGCCGAAGTATGCAAAAGTTTGGTGTTTACCAAGACTACTGGAACCTTACTAAGTCTAAGAATCCCGACAAGGGACGCCAAGATGTGAGCAAGAAAGATGAAGATCTTTATGTTTTCAAAGTACCTTCGCTTCGCAATATCACTGAATCAGCGCCCTACTTCCACGACGCTTCGGCAAAAGACTTAGAGACCGCGATTCGCTGGATGGGAAAGTTGCAACTGAACAAAGATCTTACGGATGATCAGGTACGCTCGATAAAGGCATTCTTGGAAAGTCTTAAGGGAGAACTTCCAAAAAACTTCCGCGAAGCTCCGACTTTGTCATCGGAGCCCTATGCGGGACCTGAGCCACTTTAA
- a CDS encoding efflux RND transporter periplasmic adaptor subunit: MRLKVMTGCLLLSIAACSKKEAPKAQQLVPEVTAVKTSVRDIPITKEFVGQISGIRDIQVRARVGGILLKRYYTEGDKVKAGSLLFKIDPAPYTAALNQAKGEVAIQRARLTNARQSMNRIVPLYKENAVSQKDRDDAVAVYNAAKSALDAATAKMEEAQINLGYTTVTAPIDGYTSKETVAEGSLIVANSENSLLTTISQTDPAYVNFSYTDNELLELRRLAAKGKLIRPDSLDKIEVQVRMGDGELYPQVGFMNFNDQIVDTSTGTVKARASIANKDAVLRPGQFVSVYVKGFMLRKVITVPLKSVVQTQNGPIIFSVTENSVARQISVELGEEIVNDVVVNRGLRGGELIVVEGASKIRNGQTVKVVSGTSIAKK, from the coding sequence ATGCGATTAAAAGTAATGACAGGATGTTTATTGCTTTCGATAGCAGCGTGTTCCAAAAAAGAGGCACCAAAAGCTCAACAGCTAGTGCCTGAAGTAACGGCTGTTAAAACCTCAGTAAGAGATATTCCTATCACCAAAGAGTTCGTTGGACAAATTTCTGGTATCAGAGACATTCAAGTGCGAGCCAGAGTCGGCGGAATTTTGCTGAAACGGTATTATACCGAGGGCGATAAAGTAAAAGCCGGAAGTTTGCTTTTCAAAATTGATCCTGCCCCTTACACAGCGGCTCTAAATCAGGCTAAAGGTGAAGTTGCCATTCAGAGGGCCCGCTTGACCAACGCCCGTCAGAGCATGAATCGAATTGTTCCTTTGTATAAAGAAAATGCTGTCAGTCAAAAAGACCGTGACGACGCGGTAGCGGTTTACAATGCCGCAAAATCTGCTTTGGATGCTGCCACAGCCAAAATGGAAGAAGCCCAGATCAATCTGGGCTATACCACTGTCACGGCACCCATCGACGGATACACCAGTAAAGAAACCGTGGCCGAGGGAAGTTTGATCGTCGCCAACTCTGAAAACTCGTTGCTAACAACTATTTCCCAAACCGATCCGGCTTATGTGAATTTCAGTTACACTGATAACGAACTTTTAGAACTGCGCCGACTTGCTGCCAAGGGCAAACTTATCAGACCGGACAGTCTGGATAAAATCGAAGTCCAAGTCCGCATGGGTGATGGCGAACTTTATCCACAAGTCGGTTTTATGAATTTCAACGATCAAATCGTAGATACCTCAACCGGCACGGTGAAAGCCCGCGCCAGCATAGCCAACAAAGACGCCGTTCTTCGGCCTGGACAATTTGTCAGCGTTTACGTCAAAGGCTTTATGCTTCGTAAGGTGATCACCGTCCCCTTGAAATCGGTTGTCCAAACTCAAAATGGTCCGATCATCTTTTCCGTCACCGAAAACAGTGTGGCACGCCAAATTTCCGTGGAACTTGGAGAAGAAATCGTCAATGACGTAGTCGTGAACCGAGGCTTGCGTGGCGGCGAACTGATTGTTGTCGAAGGCGCTTCCAAAATTCGCAACGGTCAAACTGTTAAGGTCGTCAGTGGCACTTCTATCGCTAAAAAATAA
- a CDS encoding TIGR01777 family oxidoreductase produces MNILITGATGLIGKEVGKTLAEKGHKIFAISRDANKARSILPFPCEVIEGDLVKGPLEDMSLQNIEAVINLMGESVIGSRWNSQAKKKIYDSRVVGTRNLIASLPATIKVFVGGSAIGFYGDRHDQICHEDHSPGQDFLSKVTADWEAESAKAPGRVSIIRTGIVLSPHGGAMEQMLFPFKAGLGGFLGNGRQWMSWITIQDIARLFIFALENEHVQGPFNGVAPHPVTNKYFSTILAKSLNRPLALPVPKVAIKALYGEAAETITSSVRCSSDRAQALGFRFLHTDLQQTLHELCEPFRSREEIFYSEQFIPVTPEKIFEFFKDPHNLEEITPPTLSFQIKKVSTQQIQQGTLIDYVLKIRGIPAKWKTEIDEWHPPHKFVDNQMRGPYQLWHHTHEFRSFCGGTLMTDRVRYKLPLGYFGWLIANYFVRKEVMQIFKYRREYIAKFNV; encoded by the coding sequence ATGAATATCTTAATAACCGGAGCAACAGGACTTATTGGCAAAGAAGTCGGAAAAACTCTGGCCGAAAAGGGTCACAAGATATTTGCTATCAGCCGCGACGCCAACAAAGCTCGCAGCATACTGCCTTTTCCCTGTGAAGTTATCGAAGGAGACCTGGTCAAGGGGCCGCTCGAAGACATGTCACTTCAAAATATTGAAGCCGTGATAAATCTGATGGGAGAATCCGTCATTGGATCGCGGTGGAACTCGCAGGCAAAGAAAAAAATCTACGATTCTCGTGTCGTGGGAACCCGCAACTTGATCGCGAGCCTGCCGGCAACCATAAAAGTTTTTGTTGGAGGATCGGCGATTGGTTTTTATGGAGACCGTCACGATCAAATCTGTCACGAAGATCACTCCCCTGGGCAAGACTTTCTTTCAAAGGTAACAGCGGATTGGGAAGCTGAATCAGCAAAAGCACCGGGAAGAGTTTCAATCATCCGCACTGGCATTGTTTTATCCCCACATGGTGGAGCCATGGAGCAAATGCTTTTTCCTTTCAAAGCAGGCCTTGGGGGATTTTTAGGCAATGGCCGCCAATGGATGAGCTGGATCACGATTCAAGATATCGCCCGACTCTTTATTTTTGCATTGGAAAATGAACATGTCCAAGGACCTTTTAACGGAGTAGCCCCACATCCAGTGACTAATAAATACTTCTCAACGATATTGGCAAAAAGTTTGAACAGGCCTCTGGCACTGCCTGTTCCAAAGGTTGCTATCAAAGCACTTTACGGTGAGGCCGCAGAAACCATTACCAGTTCTGTTCGTTGCAGCTCTGATCGAGCACAGGCCTTGGGATTCCGATTTCTACACACTGACCTCCAACAAACTTTACATGAGCTTTGCGAACCCTTCCGATCTAGAGAAGAAATATTTTATTCAGAACAGTTTATTCCCGTTACTCCTGAAAAGATTTTCGAGTTTTTCAAAGACCCCCACAATCTAGAAGAAATCACACCACCCACTTTGTCGTTCCAAATTAAAAAGGTCTCGACACAGCAAATTCAACAAGGAACTTTGATCGACTATGTTTTAAAAATTCGAGGAATTCCTGCAAAATGGAAAACAGAAATAGACGAATGGCATCCACCTCATAAATTTGTGGACAATCAAATGCGAGGACCTTATCAACTTTGGCATCACACTCATGAGTTTCGGTCATTTTGTGGTGGCACCTTGATGACTGATCGAGTTCGATATAAACTACCCCTTGGGTATTTTGGATGGTTGATCGCTAACTATTTTGTTAGAAAAGAAGTCATGCAGATTTTCAAATACCGCCGGGAATACATCGCTAAGTTTAATGTTTGA
- a CDS encoding bifunctional aspartate transaminase/aspartate 4-decarboxylase: MSVKSVKMKVSRAMQKKLQQLSPFELKDALIELASENSKTSTIAMLNAGRGNPNWIATDPREAFFLLGQFALTESKRVWNEPGLGGMPHKVGIAKRLETFLARNGKALGAEFLSNAVDFVVDNYKFNADAFVHELVDGIIGDNYPVPDRILKHNERIVQAYLDQEMCGNHPPRGSFDIFAVEGGTAAMCYIFDSLVTNGLLKKGDHIALGTPTFTPYIEMPTLDRYKFKVTRIEADEMDKASGMHTWQYSEKQIEKLLDPKIKAFFLVNPSNPPSTAVSSKIMKMIVKIVKTKRPDLIIITDDVYGTFVPGFRSIMADLPQNTIGVYSYSKYFGCTGWRLGVIAIHENNIFDTMISKLPAAQRKELNHRYSTITLKPDSLKFIDRMVADSRQVALNHTAGLSLPQQIQMTLFSLSSLMDTENKYKTLTQDIVQRRIHALFEGLGIPLPENPMRSGYYCELDLMVWADLKYGKEFTKFLVQNYEPVDILFRLAQQTSIVLMPGGGFGGPEWSLRVSLANLDDSAYGRIGKQLAEAAEAYVDEWQHTKHLRPARKKKST; the protein is encoded by the coding sequence ATGTCCGTAAAGTCCGTTAAAATGAAGGTATCCCGAGCAATGCAAAAAAAGCTACAACAACTCAGTCCTTTTGAGTTGAAAGATGCTTTGATCGAACTTGCTTCAGAAAATTCGAAAACCAGCACAATTGCGATGTTAAACGCCGGACGCGGAAATCCAAATTGGATTGCGACCGATCCACGCGAGGCCTTCTTCTTGTTAGGCCAGTTTGCTCTAACAGAAAGTAAACGTGTCTGGAATGAACCGGGTCTGGGTGGCATGCCCCACAAAGTCGGAATCGCAAAACGACTCGAAACGTTTCTCGCTCGCAACGGCAAAGCTTTGGGAGCAGAGTTCTTAAGCAATGCTGTGGATTTTGTGGTCGACAACTATAAATTCAATGCTGATGCCTTTGTCCATGAACTGGTCGATGGGATCATCGGCGATAACTACCCGGTTCCGGATCGGATTCTTAAGCACAATGAAAGAATCGTTCAGGCCTATTTAGATCAAGAAATGTGTGGCAATCATCCTCCCCGCGGCAGCTTTGACATTTTTGCCGTCGAAGGTGGTACCGCAGCGATGTGCTATATCTTTGATTCACTGGTCACTAACGGTCTTTTAAAAAAAGGTGATCACATTGCATTAGGTACACCAACCTTCACTCCCTATATCGAAATGCCAACATTGGATCGTTATAAATTCAAAGTCACCCGCATCGAAGCCGACGAAATGGACAAGGCTTCAGGAATGCACACTTGGCAATACAGTGAGAAACAGATAGAAAAACTGTTGGATCCTAAAATCAAAGCGTTCTTTTTGGTAAATCCAAGCAATCCACCTTCCACGGCGGTTTCTTCCAAAATCATGAAGATGATCGTAAAGATCGTAAAAACGAAACGACCTGATCTGATCATCATCACCGATGACGTTTATGGAACCTTCGTTCCTGGATTTCGCTCTATCATGGCGGACCTTCCCCAAAATACGATCGGAGTTTACTCTTATTCGAAATACTTTGGTTGCACGGGATGGCGTCTGGGCGTGATTGCGATTCATGAAAACAACATTTTCGATACCATGATCAGCAAATTGCCAGCAGCGCAAAGAAAAGAACTGAATCACCGCTATAGCACAATCACTTTGAAACCTGACAGTTTGAAATTCATTGATCGCATGGTGGCTGATAGCCGACAAGTGGCTTTAAATCATACTGCCGGTTTGTCATTGCCCCAGCAAATCCAAATGACGCTATTTTCACTATCATCTCTGATGGATACTGAAAATAAATATAAGACTCTGACCCAAGACATTGTCCAACGCCGAATCCATGCTCTATTTGAAGGTTTGGGAATTCCACTTCCAGAAAATCCAATGCGCTCTGGATATTACTGTGAATTGGATCTGATGGTCTGGGCCGATCTGAAATATGGAAAAGAATTTACCAAGTTCTTAGTGCAAAACTATGAGCCCGTGGACATTCTTTTCCGACTAGCACAACAGACTTCCATTGTTCTTATGCCTGGTGGCGGATTCGGGGGGCCAGAATGGTCGTTGCGTGTGTCACTTGCTAATCTGGATGATTCCGCTTACGGCCGTATCGGCAAACAACTTGCGGAAGCGGCAGAGGCTTACGTGGACGAATGGCAACATACAAAACACCTTCGTCCCGCGAGAAAAAAGAAAAGTACTTAG
- a CDS encoding trypsin-like serine protease: protein MKLLLVLIFQIPAMALAIIGGTVINDGSYRQTVALAYKAQDGDAVSKSYCSGTLIGPRVVITAAHCISLGAKGFNIAPEQFIYKTWIYVGDSPATSEIPFLKAQFRVASAIFYPPSDSIYSDVVMLVLNEDVDLQKFQITPAPIAVVKPSMIGRDLIHVGYGMIENNGPKGTKSFFSLPMRGFNPYNGMEVGEFKNRGPGACHGDSGGSAYMRDEDGILKFIGVENSISGFVCGVGATYFVPITEENLQWINSIGLPLFN from the coding sequence ATGAAGCTTTTATTGGTGCTTATATTTCAAATTCCCGCGATGGCTTTGGCTATTATCGGTGGCACAGTGATTAATGACGGTTCTTACCGTCAAACTGTCGCTTTGGCGTATAAGGCCCAGGACGGTGATGCCGTTTCCAAAAGCTATTGCAGTGGAACGTTGATTGGTCCTCGTGTGGTGATAACAGCCGCACACTGCATCTCTTTAGGCGCGAAAGGTTTCAATATTGCGCCTGAGCAGTTTATTTATAAAACTTGGATCTATGTGGGGGATTCTCCCGCAACTTCAGAGATCCCATTCCTAAAAGCTCAGTTCCGTGTGGCATCTGCCATCTTCTATCCGCCGAGCGATTCCATTTACAGTGATGTTGTGATGCTGGTGTTAAACGAAGACGTGGATCTTCAAAAGTTTCAAATCACTCCGGCACCTATAGCGGTGGTGAAGCCATCAATGATCGGCCGAGATCTGATTCATGTCGGTTATGGCATGATTGAAAACAATGGGCCTAAAGGAACCAAGTCATTCTTCTCTTTGCCGATGCGAGGTTTCAATCCCTACAACGGAATGGAAGTGGGCGAGTTCAAAAATCGCGGGCCGGGGGCTTGTCACGGTGATTCCGGAGGCAGTGCATATATGCGCGATGAAGATGGCATTTTAAAATTCATCGGGGTTGAAAATTCGATCTCCGGTTTCGTCTGTGGAGTGGGAGCAACCTACTTCGTCCCAATCACCGAAGAAAATCTGCAATGGATCAACTCCATTGGTCTCCCACTTTTTAATTAA
- a CDS encoding efflux RND transporter permease subunit, producing the protein MFSKFFINRPVFSCVISLIIMIAGYASIKALPISQYPDIVPPQVSVTTKYPGASAETISSTVAAPIEQQVNGVENMLYMQSTNSSNGDMILTVTFAIGTDPDQNTINVNNKVQTALPTLPEEVRRQGVTVKKKSSAILQMIGLRAPDQRYDSVYISNYALINVLDEIKRIPGVGDASIFGAQDYSIRLWLQPDRMAQMKVTATDVINAVKEQNAQFAAGKVGAEPLNNQVDFTFTVTTQGRMENPKQFEDIIVRSNADGSKLRVRDIARVELGALSYDVQTKWNGKTAIGIGVYLAPGANQVQTADMVKETMHNLSQKFPPGLAYDIPFDTTKFIEVSIEEVINTLMEAMILVFIVVYLFLQSWRATLIPCLAVPVSIIGTFAGMYALGFSINTLTLFGLVLAIGLVVDDAIVVLENVERIMRTEKLPVKEATIKAMEEVTSPVIAIVLVLSAVFIPVAFVGGLAGQMYKQFAITIAVSVAISGLVALTLTPALCAMLLKEEHHEPNRFFRGFNNTFDKITNGYVAGVKFFNKRLFISAVLFLACVGGIIGMFKLVPGGLVPDEDQGYVFGIPNLQDGASLSRTAAVSDQMDNYLTNNPNIKDVVSLSGFDLISGSNRTNTGTSFITLKDWKERKNEDQSATAIVRNIMGLNQVIRDGAIMALSPPAIVGMSTTGGLEFYLQNRGGSDSKTLATKTKQFMDSLRNNPAIGNVGSNFSANIPQIYLNLDREKAKAYQVPINTVFDAMSATFGSYYINDFNKFGRTFKVQLQSEGEYRSRPDDIRNIYVRSDNGNMIPITALVNVKKVTGPEIVERLNIFPAARILANPAPGYSSGQVIKVVEDTLATSSLAGDYSVAWTGTAYQEKLTGGASAQVFIYALIFVFLILAAQYEKWGLPFSVLLSVPYSILGALVANYLRGLANDVYFQIALVTLIGLSAKNAILIVEFAVEKMHEGLSIADAAYEAAKLRFRPIVMTSLAFILGAVPLAISSGAGSASRHSIGTGIIGGMLVSTFVATFFIPMFFVVITGFKIKKSAKKEKTTPQTPPPMPAGGPL; encoded by the coding sequence ATGTTTTCGAAGTTTTTCATCAATAGACCGGTATTCTCCTGTGTTATTTCTTTGATCATTATGATTGCCGGGTATGCGTCCATCAAGGCGCTTCCCATATCGCAGTATCCAGATATCGTGCCGCCACAAGTCTCAGTGACGACCAAATATCCAGGCGCCTCCGCCGAAACGATTTCCTCGACCGTCGCGGCTCCCATTGAACAACAAGTCAATGGGGTCGAAAACATGCTTTACATGCAGTCAACAAACTCATCGAATGGCGACATGATTTTGACTGTAACGTTTGCGATTGGAACAGATCCCGATCAAAATACCATCAACGTTAACAACAAAGTGCAAACCGCACTGCCTACACTGCCCGAAGAAGTTCGTCGTCAAGGTGTCACAGTTAAAAAGAAATCTTCGGCAATTTTACAGATGATTGGTTTACGTGCGCCCGATCAACGCTATGATTCCGTTTATATCAGTAACTATGCACTGATCAATGTCCTGGACGAAATCAAACGTATCCCTGGTGTGGGAGACGCCAGTATTTTCGGCGCCCAAGACTATTCTATACGCCTCTGGCTGCAACCCGATCGCATGGCTCAAATGAAAGTCACGGCTACAGACGTGATCAATGCCGTAAAAGAACAGAACGCACAGTTCGCTGCAGGTAAAGTCGGAGCTGAACCTTTAAACAATCAAGTGGATTTTACTTTTACCGTCACCACTCAAGGGCGCATGGAAAATCCAAAACAGTTTGAGGACATTATTGTTCGCTCCAACGCTGATGGTTCCAAACTTCGCGTGCGCGACATAGCCCGAGTGGAATTGGGCGCCCTGAGTTACGACGTACAAACAAAGTGGAATGGTAAAACAGCGATCGGTATAGGTGTTTATCTGGCACCGGGTGCGAATCAAGTTCAAACCGCTGACATGGTTAAAGAAACCATGCATAACCTTTCTCAAAAATTTCCACCGGGCCTGGCATACGACATCCCATTCGACACCACAAAATTTATCGAAGTTTCTATCGAAGAGGTCATTAACACACTGATGGAAGCAATGATCCTGGTTTTTATCGTGGTGTACTTATTCTTGCAAAGCTGGCGCGCGACTCTTATCCCTTGTCTGGCAGTTCCAGTTTCCATCATTGGTACATTTGCCGGAATGTATGCCCTTGGATTTTCGATCAATACACTCACACTTTTTGGTCTGGTCTTAGCGATCGGTCTGGTGGTCGATGATGCGATCGTCGTTCTGGAAAACGTCGAAAGGATTATGCGAACCGAAAAACTCCCCGTGAAAGAAGCAACGATCAAAGCCATGGAAGAGGTTACCAGTCCCGTTATTGCCATCGTACTCGTTCTGTCAGCGGTATTTATTCCAGTCGCCTTTGTCGGCGGTCTCGCCGGTCAAATGTACAAACAGTTCGCGATTACCATTGCCGTTTCAGTCGCAATTTCCGGTTTAGTCGCCTTGACCCTGACGCCAGCCCTTTGTGCGATGCTTTTAAAAGAAGAACATCACGAACCAAACCGTTTCTTTCGCGGTTTCAATAATACATTCGACAAAATCACTAATGGCTATGTCGCTGGTGTAAAGTTTTTTAATAAACGCCTCTTCATCAGTGCCGTCTTATTTCTCGCTTGCGTTGGCGGAATTATTGGTATGTTTAAATTAGTGCCGGGAGGTCTCGTACCTGATGAAGACCAGGGTTATGTCTTTGGCATTCCTAATCTCCAAGACGGTGCTTCACTTTCCCGAACTGCGGCAGTTTCCGATCAAATGGACAACTACCTAACGAATAATCCCAATATAAAAGACGTGGTTTCATTATCGGGATTTGATCTGATATCAGGTTCAAATCGAACCAACACAGGCACCAGCTTTATCACTCTTAAAGACTGGAAAGAACGTAAGAATGAAGATCAATCAGCGACCGCCATCGTAAGAAATATTATGGGACTAAATCAAGTCATCCGCGATGGCGCCATAATGGCGTTAAGCCCACCTGCCATCGTAGGTATGAGTACCACTGGTGGTCTTGAATTCTATCTTCAAAATCGAGGCGGTTCCGATAGCAAAACTCTGGCGACAAAAACCAAGCAGTTTATGGATTCACTGCGAAACAATCCTGCCATCGGTAATGTGGGTTCCAACTTCAGTGCCAATATCCCACAAATTTACCTGAATCTGGATCGCGAAAAAGCCAAAGCCTATCAGGTACCAATCAATACTGTCTTTGATGCTATGTCGGCTACTTTCGGTAGCTATTATATTAACGACTTCAATAAATTTGGACGTACGTTTAAGGTGCAATTGCAGTCAGAAGGTGAATATCGTTCTCGCCCCGACGATATCCGTAACATCTATGTTCGGTCAGATAATGGCAATATGATCCCCATCACAGCTTTGGTAAATGTTAAAAAGGTGACGGGGCCTGAGATTGTGGAGCGCTTAAATATCTTTCCTGCGGCTCGTATTCTTGCCAACCCGGCTCCAGGATACAGCTCGGGTCAGGTCATAAAAGTGGTTGAAGATACTCTTGCGACCTCAAGTCTTGCGGGCGATTACAGCGTTGCATGGACTGGTACGGCCTATCAGGAAAAACTCACAGGCGGTGCTTCAGCCCAGGTATTCATCTATGCTTTGATCTTCGTGTTTTTAATCTTGGCTGCTCAGTATGAAAAATGGGGTTTACCTTTTTCAGTTTTGTTATCCGTACCCTATTCGATTCTAGGTGCCTTGGTGGCCAATTACTTGCGTGGTCTGGCGAATGACGTTTACTTCCAAATCGCTCTTGTAACGCTGATTGGTCTTTCTGCCAAGAATGCCATTTTGATTGTCGAGTTTGCAGTAGAGAAAATGCACGAAGGACTTAGCATTGCCGATGCTGCGTACGAAGCCGCCAAACTGCGCTTCCGTCCGATCGTAATGACCTCCCTTGCATTTATCCTGGGCGCAGTGCCACTGGCGATCTCCAGCGGTGCGGGCTCTGCCAGCCGTCACTCGATCGGAACAGGGATTATTGGGGGAATGCTCGTCAGTACTTTCGTTGCGACCTTCTTTATCCCGATGTTCTTCGTTGTTATCACCGGATTCAAAATTAAAAAATCGGCTAAGAAAGAAAAAACAACTCCGCAAACTCCACCACCGATGCCAGCAGGAGGACCTTTATGA